Proteins encoded in a region of the Desulfovibrio litoralis DSM 11393 genome:
- a CDS encoding DUF4406 domain-containing protein, which yields MKVLISQPMKGLTTEEINKNRKAVVEKLEAEGHEVIDSVFEDFQEANFKNIPLAYLAKSLELIAKEADQVVFMKGWRTARGCILEHQCCLDYGVKVLYL from the coding sequence ATGAAGGTTCTTATTTCTCAACCTATGAAAGGCTTAACAACTGAAGAAATCAACAAAAATAGAAAGGCTGTTGTTGAAAAACTGGAAGCCGAAGGACACGAAGTCATAGACAGTGTCTTTGAAGACTTTCAGGAAGCTAACTTTAAAAACATTCCTTTGGCTTATTTGGCAAAAAGTCTTGAATTAATCGCCAAAGAAGCTGACCAAGTAGTTTTTATGAAAGGTTGGCGAACGGCTCGAGGTTGTATTTTAGAACATCAGTGTTGTTTGGATTACGGCGTTAAAGTTTTATATCTCTAA
- a CDS encoding portal protein: MNDDNGNKERKKKCLRRLTNLEAVRKDWEAHYRDLATHFLPRRSRFLNSGDHTNKGDKLNKDLIDSTGLLSVRTLASGMQSGLTSPARPWFRLGLQDDNLAQQDEAKTWLHDTQEKMVSVFSRSNFYDSIHMLYHELAVFGTGALIVEEDPDTVIRCRCFTVGEYALDTSASGRVNAIYRRLRMTAKQIVETWEDCPQRIKDMADKDNGDWIDVLHAVEPNDKKKDDAKNKRERAYTSIYMLLSGGNEVLEDGGYYEFPALCPRWDVTGSDIYGRSPAMDALSDCRMLQKMQKTKIEALIKEVNPPLAVYGGQDVYPDISPGAINYVSSLAQGQQAIAPLYQVRSNLQALEGTTASIQNQIKQVFFNDLFLMISQVNRQMTATEVAERNSEKMLLLGPVLDRLRSELFQPLIERVFGIMQRNGMISPPPEILQGLEIKIEFVSILAQAQKQAGIAAVQQVVGFVGQSAALNPEIIDKLDLDEAVDQVSDMLGVPPKLIRSDEAVAQIRQGRAAQQAQMQQMQQMQQGVDMAGGATKAMQNAGLNIKDLLGGGQNGEVVQ; the protein is encoded by the coding sequence ATGAACGATGACAACGGCAACAAAGAACGTAAGAAAAAGTGTTTACGGCGTTTAACTAACCTTGAAGCCGTGCGTAAAGATTGGGAAGCTCACTATAGAGATTTAGCAACTCACTTTTTGCCAAGGCGTTCTCGTTTTTTAAACTCCGGAGACCATACGAACAAAGGCGACAAGTTAAATAAAGACCTAATAGACTCAACGGGTTTATTAAGTGTTAGGACTTTAGCCTCCGGTATGCAAAGCGGTTTAACTAGCCCCGCCCGCCCTTGGTTTAGGCTTGGGCTTCAAGATGATAACCTAGCTCAACAAGACGAGGCTAAAACATGGTTGCACGACACTCAAGAGAAAATGGTATCTGTTTTTAGTCGTTCTAACTTTTATGACTCAATTCACATGCTTTATCATGAGCTTGCTGTTTTTGGGACAGGGGCTTTAATTGTTGAAGAAGATCCGGATACGGTTATTCGTTGCCGTTGTTTCACCGTTGGGGAATATGCTTTAGACACTTCGGCAAGTGGACGGGTTAACGCTATTTATCGGCGTTTACGCATGACAGCCAAACAAATAGTAGAAACATGGGAGGACTGCCCCCAACGTATAAAAGACATGGCTGACAAAGACAACGGCGATTGGATTGACGTTTTACACGCTGTTGAGCCAAACGACAAAAAGAAAGATGACGCTAAAAACAAAAGAGAAAGGGCTTACACCTCTATCTACATGCTTTTAAGTGGTGGTAACGAAGTTTTAGAGGACGGTGGCTATTATGAATTCCCTGCTCTTTGTCCTCGTTGGGACGTAACGGGCAGTGATATTTATGGACGTTCGCCAGCTATGGACGCTTTGTCAGATTGTCGCATGTTGCAAAAGATGCAAAAGACCAAAATTGAAGCCTTAATTAAAGAAGTTAATCCGCCTTTAGCAGTTTATGGCGGTCAAGATGTTTACCCAGACATCAGCCCCGGGGCGATTAACTACGTTTCTTCGCTCGCTCAAGGTCAACAAGCGATAGCCCCGCTTTATCAAGTACGCTCTAATTTACAAGCTTTAGAAGGCACAACCGCAAGCATTCAAAACCAGATAAAACAAGTCTTTTTTAACGACTTGTTCTTGATGATTAGTCAGGTCAACAGACAAATGACCGCTACCGAAGTGGCAGAACGCAACTCTGAAAAGATGTTGTTGTTAGGTCCTGTACTTGATCGCCTGCGTTCTGAACTCTTTCAGCCTCTTATTGAAAGAGTGTTTGGAATTATGCAACGCAACGGCATGATTAGCCCGCCACCAGAGATATTACAAGGGCTTGAAATCAAAATAGAGTTTGTTTCTATCCTTGCTCAAGCTCAAAAACAAGCAGGTATTGCAGCAGTTCAACAAGTTGTTGGCTTTGTGGGTCAAAGTGCGGCTTTAAATCCTGAAATCATAGACAAGCTTGATTTAGATGAAGCGGTTGATCAGGTATCAGACATGCTGGGCGTACCGCCTAAGTTGATACGCTCTGATGAAGCCGTGGCACAAATCAGACAAGGCAGAGCAGCACAACAAGCCCAAATGCAACAGATGCAACAAATGCAACAAGGGGTAGATATGGCAGGCGGTGCAACTAAAGCCATGCAAAACGCAGGGTTGAACATTAAAGACCTTTTAGGTGGCGGTCAAAATGGGGAGGTAGTTCAGTAA
- a CDS encoding major capsid protein gives MPVVAQKNPTFSDIAKRLDPNGKVDIIVETLKNTNEILEDAVVLEGNLPTGNKTTMRSGLPSVAWRMINQGVQPSKSTTVQQTDNCGNLEAYAEIDKDLADLNGNTASYRVSEDSAFLEAMNQQMANTLFYGDTSKNPERFLGLAPRFNTLDVKKAASAENVIDAKGTASGKLSSIWLMCWGAQTVHCFYPKGSKAGFVHTDKGQVTLQDGKGGNFEGYRSHYKWSIGLSVRDWRYVVRIANIDLATITDDALIEAMVSAVESLPNQNLGKPVFYVNKNVRKRLRNAIRRADNVHLGIREVAGKKVVDFDEIPVRRSDALVNTETRVV, from the coding sequence ATGCCAGTAGTCGCACAAAAAAACCCTACCTTTTCCGACATCGCAAAACGTTTAGATCCTAACGGCAAGGTAGATATTATTGTAGAAACTTTGAAAAACACTAACGAAATTTTAGAGGACGCTGTTGTTTTAGAAGGGAATCTACCAACAGGGAATAAAACAACCATGCGTAGCGGTTTGCCTTCTGTTGCGTGGCGAATGATTAACCAAGGGGTACAACCCAGCAAATCAACAACCGTTCAACAAACAGACAACTGCGGTAATCTTGAGGCGTATGCTGAAATTGATAAAGACCTTGCAGATTTAAACGGTAACACTGCGTCTTATCGGGTTTCAGAAGATTCCGCATTTTTAGAAGCAATGAACCAGCAAATGGCAAACACTTTATTTTACGGTGATACCTCAAAAAACCCGGAACGCTTCTTGGGATTAGCCCCTCGTTTTAATACTTTAGACGTAAAAAAAGCAGCGAGTGCTGAAAACGTTATTGACGCAAAAGGCACAGCCAGTGGTAAGCTTTCCAGTATTTGGCTCATGTGTTGGGGAGCTCAAACTGTTCATTGCTTTTATCCTAAAGGTTCTAAGGCTGGCTTTGTTCACACAGACAAAGGTCAAGTAACATTGCAAGACGGAAAAGGCGGGAACTTTGAAGGTTACCGCTCTCACTACAAGTGGTCTATTGGCTTAAGCGTTCGTGATTGGCGTTATGTTGTGCGTATCGCAAATATTGACCTCGCAACAATCACTGATGATGCCTTGATTGAAGCAATGGTTTCCGCTGTTGAGTCTTTACCAAATCAAAATTTAGGCAAGCCTGTTTTTTATGTGAATAAAAACGTACGTAAACGCTTGCGTAACGCCATACGCAGGGCAGACAACGTTCACCTTGGCATTAGAGAAGTAGCAGGGAAAAAAGTTGTAGACTTTGATGAAATTCCGGTTCGCCGTTCTGATGCGTTAGTGAATACTGAAACAAGAGTCGTTTAA